TAGACAAAGCGGGACTCGATTCCGCGTGGAGCAATCTTGCAACGCAGCAGCCCATCAAAGATACTCTTCGCCAAAAGACGGCGGAAGCTGTAGAGTGCGGCGTATTTGGTGTGCCTACCTTTGTTGTTGGTGACCAACTTTTTTGGGGACAAGATAGAATGGACTTTGTTGAAGCGGCCCTTCGCGCTGCTGATGAGGTATCAAAATGACACGACCTTCCTTTGACTTTTATTTCGACTACTCAAGC
This genomic stretch from Deltaproteobacteria bacterium harbors:
- a CDS encoding 2-hydroxychromene-2-carboxylate isomerase, which encodes DKAGLDSAWSNLATQQPIKDTLRQKTAEAVECGVFGVPTFVVGDQLFWGQDRMDFVEAALRAADEVSK